One Papaver somniferum cultivar HN1 chromosome 10, ASM357369v1, whole genome shotgun sequence genomic window carries:
- the LOC113316998 gene encoding thioredoxin-like fold domain-containing protein MRL7L, chloroplastic — MTLQTKLDIKCLSYSLKEDRPFDTLSTWVTHVHFPSRKQWIYANVSVELDCSNHTVSMFGRSSLMYTGRRKYGLRASDKTAKEVEFDVEKKMVEVMDDEDVEEGPSLMNDEERREWRRKIRQVIDNNPEVEEEDDPIEKTKKMEKLLANYPLVVEEEDPSWPEDADGWGFNLGQFFDKITIKNNKKDDVDDENYDSDKEIVWQDDNYIRPIKEITSKEWEETVFKDISPLVVFVHNRYKRPKENEKVLEELEKVAHIFWNTGLPSPRCVALDAVVELDLVSALKVTVFPEVIFTKAGKILYREKGFRTADELSKIMAFFYYGAIKPPCLATLLKEDHELIPSAPNNVDQD; from the exons ATGACGTTGCAAACTAAGCTGGATATTAAGTGTTTGTCATATAGTCTAAAAGAAGATAGACCTTTTGATACTTTGTCGACCTGGGTTACTCATGTTCATTTTCCCAGTCGAAAACAGTGGATATACGCGAATGTTTCGGTAGAATTGGACTGCTCTAATCACACTGTATCAATGTTTGGTAGGTCgtcattgatg TATACTGGTAGAAGAAAATATGGTTTAAGAGCTTCTGATAAGACGGCTAAGGAAGTTGAGTTTGATgttgagaagaaaatggttgAAGTGATGGACGATGAGGATGTTGAAGAGGGTCCAAGCTTAATGAATGATGAGGAGAGGCGGGAATGGAGAAGGAAAATTAGGCAAGTGATTGACAACAACCCAGAGGTAGAGGAGGAGGATGacccaattgaaaagacgaagaaGATGGAGAAGCTTCTTGCTAATTACCCtcttgttgttgaagaagaagatcccAGTTGGCCTGAAGATGCAGATGGCTGGGGTTTCAATTTAGGCCAGTTCTTTGATAAGATTACAATTAAGAATAACAAAaaggatgatgttgatgatgagaaTTACGATAGTGATAAGGAAATTGTGTGGCAAGACGATAACTACATCCGTCCGATAAAAGAAATCACCTCTaaagaatgggaggaaactgTATTTAAAGATATTAGTCCCCTGGTTGTTTTCGTGCATAATCGATATAAAAG ACCCAAGGAAAATGAAAAGGTCCTCGAAGAATTGGAGAAAGTGGCTCACATCTTCTGGAACACTGGGCTTCCTTCCCCTCGA TGTGTTGCTCTCGATGCTGTTGTTGAGCTCGACCTTGTCTCCGCCTTAAAAGTTACAGTTTTTCCTGAAGTTATCTTTACCAAAGCAGGAAAGATCTTATACCGCGAGAAAG GGTTTCGGACGGCAGATGAGTTGTCAAAGATAATGGCATTCTTCTACTACGGAGCAATTAAGCCACCATGCTTGGCTACATTACTTAAAGAAGACCATGAACTGATCCCTTCTGCTCCAAACAATGTTGACCAAGACTAA